The following proteins come from a genomic window of Parambassis ranga chromosome 4, fParRan2.1, whole genome shotgun sequence:
- the LOC114434179 gene encoding prostaglandin E2 receptor EP4 subtype-like: protein MRLPENIPLASPCLVLQGVKWEMSSQTHNKPKELSLSNTSPWVYLAMESPNFTHGSVSTNETLVQLSQATRVETAIALPIFMFAFGAIGNLIAIIVLSVSRQQRKSSAFYTLVCGLAVTDLLGTCLASPFTIANYLDKYVLMNKHVCEFDSFLLLFFSLTGLSIICTMAAERYLAICCPYTYQRWGVDRRFAQKFLFFIYISHILFCCLPMMGMARSELQTSLTWCFIDWRTAYSVIYGAVSLLLILGTILLNLAVCGALLLMRQRTVWRPVTRSSVRERWRALSSAAETQMIAVLVTTSAVVLACSAPLVVCVFANRFIKNDTKADLAAIRIASVNPILDPWIYILLRRSLFRRLLSLSRRGSSTQSSTPSSPQRNLFCPDITKDGHVLTQLMCNANIITQLPVSVKFTPSDAEKTADRASV, encoded by the exons ATGAGGCTTCCAGAGAACATTCCCCTGGCGAGTCCTTGTCTAGTGTTGCAGGGGGTTAAATGGGAAATGAGTTCCCAAACCCACAACAAACCGAAGGAGCTATCACTGTCGAACACCAGTCCGTGGGTGTACTTGGCGATGGAAAGCCCGAACTTTACGCACGGATCTGTTTCCACAAACGAGACGCTGGTTCAGCTCTCACAAGCAACCAGAGTCGAGACAGCGATCGCGTTGCCCATTTTTATGTTTGCTTTTGGTGCCATTGGGAATTTAATTGCGATAATCGTACTTTCAGTGTCGAGACAGCAGCGGAAATCCTCCGCTTTCTACACGCTGGTGTGCGGACTGGCCGTGACGGACCTGCTGGGCACCTGCCTCGCCAGCCCGTTCACCATAGCCAACTACCTGGACAAATATGTTCTAATGAACAAACACGTCTGCGAGTTTGACtcatttttgttgctgtttttcagCTTAACCGGGCTGAGCATCATATGCACCATGGCAGCAGAGCGGTACCTGGCCATATGCTGCCCGTACACCTACCAGCGGTGGGGAGTGGACAGACGCTTTGCGCAAAagtttcttttcttcatttaCATCAGTCACAtccttttctgctgccttcCGATGATGGGCATGGCGAGGAGCGAGCTGCAGACGTCTCTCACGTGGTGCTTCATCGATTGGAGGACCGCTTATTCTGTCATATACGGCGCCGTgagcctgctgctcatcttGGGCACCATCCTGCTGAACCTGGCGGTGTGCGGAGCGCTGCTGCTTATGCGCCAGAGGACCGTGTGGCGGCCCGTCACCAGATCCAGCGtcagggagaggtggagggctCTGTCCTCGGCCGCAGAGACGCAGATGATCGCGGTGCTGGTGACCACCTCCGCGGTGGTTCTGGCGTGTTCAGCCCCACTAGTG gtttgtgtgtttgccaaCCGCTTcattaaaaatgacaccaaagCAGATCTGGCGGCCATCAGAATAGCCTCAGTTAACCCCATCCTCGACCCCTGGATCTACATCCTCCTCAGGAGATCCTTGTTCCGACGGTTACTCAGCTTATCCAGGCGAGGCAGCAGCACTCAGAGCAGTACCCCTTCCTCACCACAAAGGAATCTGTTTTGTCCTGATATCACAAAGGACGGCCATGTGCTCACCCAGCTGATGTGTAATGCAAACATTATCACTCAGCTGCCTGTGAGCGTCAAATTCACTCCATCCGACGCAGAGAAGACTGCAGACCGAGCATCAGTTTGA